Genomic window (Psilocybe cubensis strain MGC-MH-2018 chromosome 1, whole genome shotgun sequence):
TACACCCAATCGAAACTCTCCCTGATCCACGCTGACATACCGCTAGTACATATCTTCCAACTTCTGCAGCTTGTCGAGCAAGTTTCGAAAATTCCCAAGCGTTGACAAGACGGTGTGCTCGATTATACTCAGGTCCATCCTCTCCCCCTTTAGCAAAAAGCTGAACACTTGATTAGATGAAGGGGTCTGAAGAAGTGTTTCACAGGCATACATGTGTATTGAAGACTTGCACTTGACCGAGGATAGGATGCATGATGACAACATTGGCGGCTGCTTTCCCGACAAACCAGTCGCCAGCCGCAACATCTAAGGGTGTACCGTTGAGAGAATATGGGTAAATTGATGAGGATATGAAAGGATAACGGCTGAATATGGCGAGACCCGCTCCAAGTGCACCGCTGGAACCAGAAATGAGTCTGGTGGCCACCTGCTGGAACTGAATAAGAAAAGGCTGACCTATAGAAAAATTTCGAGTGCGGTAAACGGGCAGCTATTCTTTTCTGTACTCTTTCATAGTGGGCAAAGACCCATATTTCTTGCAGGGCAATGATATCATAGTCGGAATGGGCCAACTCGTGTGCAATAGTCTCAATGCGCTCCTCGAGGTTTTTGGCGACGTATTTGAGACCCCTGGTAATCCATCAGACTCGGGGGATACATAGGATGTAATTCCAGGGAATACCAGCAATTGAGAGTGAGAACACGGATACGCGACTCGTCTGGCATGATGATCGTTGGGGCAAGAGTGACGACGCTATATTTAGGGCAGGCGTGACAGTGTAGATGAACTCAGAGTCACGTTCAAGTCCCTTTACTTTCAACGACCATGGCCGCGACACCTTCGACTACCCTAACTCCCAATGAGTGCGTTTCACTCAattcctctcctctcctcgaAACCTAAACTTTATCCTACACCGACAGCATTGAAATCGCGACAAGAGCAGCAGACCATTTCACCCGAATTTACTATACCGCCTATGACTCCGACACGCGCCTTGCGGACCTACCTCCGTTTTACCGCGCAAATTCATCTCTAACATGGAATGGGACCCCGTTTCAGGGCGTAGAAGGCTTAAAAGACCTGGTGACCAAAATGCCTGCCACAAAACATGAAGTCCAGTCTTTTGATTGCCATCCAATACCAGGTTTGTAACAATTGCGCGCTCTCGCAGGTGCCGTACTAAACTATGTCTATTCATTAGGTGCCCAACCACCGTCCCTCTTGATCACTGTTTCAGGGAATGTCATACATGGCAAAGGTCCATCAGGAAATCCGCCCGACACACCTGCTCGtgccatagaaggccacCCACGCGTCTTTTCGCAAACCTTTATTTTGGTCCCAGACCCCAATGCCCCTCCCACAAAGCCAGGAGAGGTAGCAAAATACTACGTCAGCGCAGATGCCTTGCGATTTGTTGGTTAG
Coding sequences:
- a CDS encoding Nuclear transport factor 2, which codes for MAATPSTTLTPNDIEIATRAADHFTRIYYTAYDSDTRLADLPPFYRANSSLTWNGTPFQGVEGLKDLVTKMPATKHEVQSFDCHPIPGAQPPSLLITVSGNVIHGKGPSGNPPDTPARAIEGHPRVFSQTFILVPDPNAPPTKPGEVAKYYVSADALRFVG